One Cellulomonas soli DNA window includes the following coding sequences:
- a CDS encoding flagellar basal body rod protein FlgB, whose product MGLFDSVGYAALNSALDGLALRQRVIADNIANIQTPNYQAQRVSFEDELAQAVGQGSGSVTATVARSLEPTREDGNNVNLDTETLLNVDTNLRYQLATQAVSGTYSSIRTAMRTS is encoded by the coding sequence ATGGGCTTGTTCGACTCCGTGGGCTACGCCGCGCTCAACAGCGCGCTCGACGGCCTCGCGCTGCGCCAGCGCGTCATCGCGGACAACATCGCCAACATCCAGACGCCGAACTACCAGGCGCAACGGGTGTCGTTCGAGGACGAGCTGGCCCAGGCGGTCGGCCAGGGCTCGGGATCGGTGACCGCCACGGTCGCCCGCTCCCTGGAGCCCACCCGCGAGGACGGCAACAACGTCAACCTCGACACCGAGACGCTCCTCAACGTCGACACCAACCTCCGGTACCAGCTCGCGACGCAGGCCGTCTCGGGCACGTACTCGTCCATCCGCACGGCGATGAGGACCAGCTGA
- the flgC gene encoding flagellar basal body rod protein FlgC, translating into MTIFGAIGIASTGLTVHRKWLDAVSDNLANANTATSTSEDAFQQRYVVAQEMSGDTGGVQVKEVLLGSAEGRLVYEPSNPLADEDGYVKYPDIDMSSQMTQLIMAQRGYQANAAVVDRAKETYQAALQIGRS; encoded by the coding sequence ATGACGATCTTCGGCGCCATCGGCATCGCGAGCACCGGTCTGACCGTCCACCGCAAGTGGCTCGACGCGGTCTCCGACAACCTGGCCAACGCCAACACCGCGACCTCCACCTCGGAGGACGCCTTCCAGCAGCGCTACGTCGTCGCCCAGGAGATGAGCGGCGACACCGGCGGCGTGCAGGTCAAGGAGGTCCTGCTCGGCTCCGCGGAGGGCCGGCTCGTCTACGAGCCGAGCAACCCGCTGGCCGACGAGGACGGGTACGTGAAGTACCCCGACATCGACATGTCGAGCCAGATGACCCAGCTGATCATGGCCCAGCGCGGCTACCAGGCGAACGCCGCGGTGGTCGACCGGGCCAAGGAGACCTACCAGGCAGCCCTGCAGATCGGACGCTCCTGA
- a CDS encoding FliH/SctL family protein: MREDQGFVPANPATVGATSRTGSSGTAGNRSGGWNAGFGGVPSQRTGGVSVLAPDTSRAHETAHETDDATARETAQDDDRPLARVLPFRPAAVQSPVDVQVDERARAQGFAAGYAAGSRAAAKVAATEAEQVTARAEQDRARRALEHQQALEVLARAATAAQTRTQPVLDQVERRLHLAAVELAQALLGVELSDAERSGRAALARVLGNPRLPEAVTVRLHPRDLEALRAADVEVTLADGVVLAGDPSLAYGDAVAEHPDGLLDARLGEALTRALDALLEQS; the protein is encoded by the coding sequence TTGCGTGAGGACCAGGGATTCGTGCCCGCGAACCCGGCCACGGTCGGGGCGACGAGCCGGACCGGCAGCAGCGGGACCGCCGGCAACCGGTCCGGTGGATGGAACGCGGGCTTCGGCGGCGTGCCCTCGCAGCGCACCGGTGGCGTGAGCGTGCTGGCCCCGGACACCTCCCGTGCCCACGAGACGGCCCACGAGACGGACGACGCGACGGCCCGCGAGACCGCGCAGGACGACGACCGTCCGCTCGCTCGTGTGCTCCCGTTCCGTCCCGCCGCCGTGCAGTCGCCCGTCGACGTGCAGGTCGACGAGCGGGCGCGCGCCCAGGGCTTCGCCGCCGGGTACGCCGCCGGCTCGCGTGCGGCGGCCAAGGTCGCGGCGACCGAGGCCGAGCAGGTCACGGCCCGCGCCGAGCAGGACCGGGCCCGACGGGCCCTCGAGCACCAGCAGGCGCTCGAGGTCCTGGCCCGTGCCGCGACCGCGGCCCAGACCCGCACCCAGCCCGTGCTCGACCAGGTGGAGCGTCGCCTGCACCTGGCCGCGGTCGAGCTCGCCCAGGCGCTGCTCGGGGTCGAGCTGTCCGACGCGGAGCGCTCCGGCCGTGCCGCGCTCGCCCGCGTGCTCGGCAACCCGCGCCTGCCCGAGGCCGTCACCGTGCGGCTGCACCCCCGTGACCTGGAGGCGCTGCGTGCCGCCGACGTCGAGGTGACGCTCGCCGACGGCGTCGTGCTGGCGGGCGACCCGTCCCTCGCGTACGGCGACGCGGTGGCCGAGCACCCCGACGGCCTGCTCGACGCACGCCTCGGCGAGGCGCTCACGCGCGCGCTCGACGCGCTGCTGGAGCAGTCATGA
- a CDS encoding FliI/YscN family ATPase yields MSALAMTAPLANKAPDHPWAAALDAARPEVIGQVRAVVGLGIEVVGTGAAVGELVSVGEHPDQVLAEVVATTAGAARCMPLGPTRGLRAGLAVKPSGRSLHVPVGPGLLGRVLDGLGRPIDGKGPLRAQAWVPVDGHAPHPLDRARVDQPLDLGVRVLDTLVTAGRGQRLGLFAGSGVGKSSLLSMIARGTDAEVSVIALVGERGREVREFLEDDLGPEGLARSVVVVATSDQPPLVRLRSAFVATRIAEHLRDQGTHAVLMMDSLTRVAMAQREIGLSVGEPPATRGYPPSTFALLAQLLERAGTGPTGSVTGLYTVLVDGDDHNEPIADAARSILDGHVVLDRRLAVAGHFPSVDALGSISRVASRVTTPQQRDAARRLRSVMAARRQAQDLLDVGAYVAGSNPLVDAAVTHGRAIDAFLQQGMDERSTADDAWGRLGSLVAELGDLT; encoded by the coding sequence ATGAGCGCGCTGGCCATGACGGCACCGCTGGCGAACAAGGCGCCGGACCACCCGTGGGCCGCGGCGCTCGACGCCGCACGCCCCGAGGTGATCGGGCAGGTGCGCGCGGTCGTCGGCCTCGGCATCGAGGTCGTCGGCACCGGTGCCGCGGTCGGCGAGCTCGTGAGCGTGGGGGAGCACCCCGACCAGGTGCTCGCCGAGGTCGTCGCGACCACCGCGGGCGCCGCCCGCTGCATGCCGCTCGGACCGACCCGTGGGCTGCGTGCCGGCCTCGCGGTCAAGCCGTCCGGCCGCTCGCTGCACGTACCCGTCGGCCCCGGCCTGCTCGGTCGGGTGCTCGACGGCCTCGGCCGTCCGATCGACGGCAAGGGCCCGCTGCGCGCGCAGGCGTGGGTGCCCGTCGACGGGCATGCGCCGCACCCGCTCGACCGTGCCCGCGTCGACCAGCCGCTCGACCTGGGCGTGCGCGTCCTGGACACGTTGGTCACCGCGGGCCGCGGCCAGCGCCTGGGCCTGTTCGCCGGGTCCGGCGTCGGCAAGTCGAGCCTGCTGTCGATGATCGCCCGCGGCACGGACGCCGAGGTGTCCGTCATCGCGCTCGTCGGCGAGCGCGGTCGTGAGGTGCGCGAGTTCCTCGAGGACGACCTGGGACCCGAGGGCCTGGCCCGCTCGGTCGTGGTCGTCGCGACGTCCGACCAGCCCCCGCTCGTGCGCCTGCGCTCGGCGTTCGTGGCGACCCGCATCGCCGAGCACCTGCGCGACCAGGGCACGCACGCGGTGCTGATGATGGACTCCCTCACGCGTGTGGCGATGGCCCAGCGTGAGATCGGCCTGTCGGTCGGCGAGCCGCCGGCCACGCGCGGCTACCCGCCGAGCACGTTCGCCCTGCTCGCCCAGCTGCTGGAGCGCGCGGGCACCGGTCCGACGGGCTCCGTCACCGGCCTGTACACGGTGCTCGTCGACGGCGACGACCACAACGAGCCGATCGCCGACGCCGCGCGCTCGATCCTCGACGGGCACGTCGTGCTCGACCGGCGCCTGGCGGTGGCCGGGCACTTCCCGTCCGTCGACGCGCTCGGCTCGATCAGCCGCGTGGCGTCCCGCGTGACGACGCCGCAGCAGCGCGACGCGGCCCGTCGGCTGCGCTCGGTGATGGCTGCGCGCCGTCAGGCGCAGGACCTGCTCGACGTCGGCGCGTACGTCGCCGGCTCGAACCCGCTCGTCGACGCGGCCGTCACGCACGGCCGCGCGATCGACGCCTTCCTGCAGCAGGGCATGGACGAGCGCTCCACGGCGGACGACGCGTGGGGCCGGCTCGGCTCCCTGGTCGCCGAGCTGGGAGACCTGACATGA
- the fliE gene encoding flagellar hook-basal body complex protein FliE yields the protein MSIAIPALSSVSGVDPTAYLQALTGAGSVGAGSAAGSTSGADFASVLSSVDSLQATQSNAQDLAVKAVTGDLDDVHDYTVAASEASLALELTAAVRNKAVDAFTEIMRMQA from the coding sequence ATGAGCATCGCCATCCCCGCCCTGTCCTCCGTCAGCGGCGTCGACCCGACCGCCTACCTGCAGGCGCTGACCGGCGCGGGCTCCGTGGGAGCAGGGTCGGCCGCCGGTTCGACCAGCGGCGCGGACTTCGCCTCCGTCCTGTCCTCGGTGGACTCGCTGCAGGCCACGCAGTCGAACGCGCAGGACCTCGCGGTCAAGGCCGTCACCGGTGACCTCGACGACGTGCACGACTACACCGTCGCCGCGTCCGAGGCCTCGCTCGCGCTCGAGCTGACCGCCGCCGTCCGCAACAAGGCCGTCGACGCGTTCACCGAGATCATGCGGATGCAGGCCTGA
- the fliG gene encoding flagellar motor switch protein FliG, with translation MMVALSGSQKAAMLLLQLGKENAARVMSQLDVVEIEELSAEIMRLDRVDQGLADAVLEEFYDVSVLGPGVGGGAGMAQHLLEASLGVDQAAGVMERLQTSMAGQPFEFLQQADARQVVSLLNGEHPQAVALVLAHLRPDHASAILAGLPGEMQGDVAHRIALMERASPDVVTVVAEALQRKASTVLAPRELAAVGGVQPLVEIINRADPTTEKLILEGLIARDEALAEEVRSRMFVFGDIVLLEDRAMQLVLRQVETSELSVALKGVAEEVRDKILRNLSERARENLIEEIDLLGPVRLSQVEDARAGIVQVIRRLEESGQIVIRREGEDEFVA, from the coding sequence CTGATGGTCGCGCTGAGCGGTTCGCAGAAGGCCGCGATGCTCCTCCTTCAGCTCGGCAAGGAGAACGCCGCCCGCGTGATGTCCCAGCTCGACGTCGTCGAGATCGAGGAGCTGTCGGCCGAGATCATGCGGCTCGACCGCGTGGACCAGGGTCTGGCCGACGCGGTGCTCGAGGAGTTCTACGACGTCTCGGTCCTCGGTCCGGGCGTCGGCGGTGGCGCGGGCATGGCCCAGCACCTGCTCGAGGCCTCCCTCGGTGTCGACCAGGCGGCCGGCGTCATGGAGCGCCTGCAGACCTCGATGGCCGGCCAGCCGTTCGAGTTCCTGCAGCAGGCCGACGCGCGTCAGGTCGTGTCGCTGCTCAACGGTGAGCACCCGCAGGCCGTCGCGCTCGTGCTCGCGCACCTGCGGCCCGACCACGCCTCGGCGATCCTCGCGGGTCTGCCCGGTGAGATGCAGGGTGACGTCGCGCACCGCATCGCGCTCATGGAGCGTGCCTCGCCGGACGTCGTGACCGTCGTCGCCGAGGCCCTGCAGCGCAAGGCCTCCACCGTGCTCGCCCCGCGCGAGCTCGCTGCCGTCGGCGGTGTGCAGCCGCTCGTCGAGATCATCAACCGCGCCGACCCGACCACCGAGAAGCTCATCCTCGAGGGCCTCATCGCCCGCGACGAGGCCCTGGCCGAGGAGGTCCGCAGCCGGATGTTCGTCTTCGGCGACATCGTGCTGCTCGAGGACCGCGCGATGCAGCTCGTGCTGCGCCAGGTCGAGACCTCCGAGCTGTCCGTGGCCCTCAAGGGCGTCGCCGAGGAGGTGCGCGACAAGATCCTGCGCAACCTGTCCGAGCGTGCCCGCGAGAACCTCATCGAGGAGATCGACCTGCTCGGCCCGGTGCGCCTGTCGCAGGTCGAGGACGCGCGCGCCGGCATCGTCCAGGTGATCCGTCGCCTCGAGGAGTCCGGCCAGATCGTCATCAGGCGCGAGGGCGAGGACGAGTTCGTTGCGTGA
- the fliF gene encoding flagellar basal-body MS-ring/collar protein FliF has product MPAQVQAALDRVTGAVKQFSLAQRTLALIGIAVLVLGAVALSSWMSRPTLSPLFSGLSGTDASAVVDQLEADGVAYELADGGSTVLVSADQLYSERIKLAAAGLPANADGGGYSLLDDMPMTSSEFQQQTTYQRALEGELAKTVSALEGVETATVQLALPQDSVFVSEKADPTASVFVRTRTGVELTTDQVQAIVHLVSAGIEGMKTTDVAVIDSTGKVLSAVGTGTAGLSGSTASDYEQRTTAAVQSLLDSVVGVGRSAVTVTAQLSTADSQKTVEEFAATPDTPPLASSKTTEEYTGSGASATGVLGPDNIAVPSTGDGSGTYTSTSEDLQNAVNKTTEVISQPAGGVARQSVAVVVDADAAAALDMAELTTTLAAAAGIDTARGDTIAVQRMAFDTTTATAAQEALDAADAAAAKAAQQDLIKQGAIAGGVLLLVIIVAIAAARRSRRARREALDLGELRVDPVADLLGFEDGDELPVLPPAPTNQSDPLLLKRAEISALASEQPGEVADLLRGWLAGSGQGRR; this is encoded by the coding sequence ATGCCCGCCCAGGTGCAGGCAGCCCTCGACCGTGTCACGGGCGCCGTCAAGCAGTTCTCCCTCGCGCAGCGCACGCTCGCGCTCATCGGCATCGCGGTGCTCGTCCTGGGTGCGGTGGCCCTGAGCAGCTGGATGTCCCGCCCGACGCTCAGCCCGCTGTTCAGCGGCCTGTCCGGCACGGACGCCAGCGCGGTCGTCGACCAGCTCGAGGCCGACGGTGTCGCCTACGAGCTCGCCGACGGCGGCTCCACGGTCCTCGTCTCCGCCGACCAGCTGTACTCCGAGCGCATCAAGCTCGCGGCCGCCGGTCTGCCCGCCAACGCCGACGGCGGCGGCTACTCGCTGCTCGACGACATGCCGATGACCTCCTCGGAGTTCCAGCAGCAGACCACCTACCAGCGCGCGCTGGAGGGCGAGCTCGCCAAGACGGTCTCCGCACTCGAGGGCGTCGAGACGGCCACCGTGCAGCTCGCGCTGCCCCAGGACTCCGTGTTCGTCTCCGAGAAGGCCGACCCGACGGCCTCGGTGTTCGTCCGCACGCGGACCGGTGTCGAGCTCACCACCGACCAGGTGCAGGCGATCGTCCACCTCGTCTCGGCGGGTATCGAGGGCATGAAGACGACCGACGTGGCCGTCATCGACTCGACCGGCAAGGTGCTGTCCGCCGTGGGCACGGGCACCGCGGGCCTGTCCGGCTCGACCGCCTCCGACTACGAGCAGCGGACCACCGCCGCCGTGCAGAGCCTGCTCGACTCGGTCGTCGGCGTGGGCCGCTCCGCGGTGACCGTGACCGCGCAGCTGAGCACCGCCGACAGCCAGAAGACCGTCGAGGAGTTCGCCGCGACGCCCGACACGCCCCCGCTGGCGTCGTCGAAGACGACCGAGGAGTACACCGGCTCGGGCGCCAGCGCCACGGGCGTGCTCGGCCCGGACAACATCGCCGTGCCGTCCACCGGCGACGGCAGCGGCACCTACACCTCGACGTCCGAGGACCTGCAGAACGCGGTCAACAAGACGACCGAGGTCATCTCGCAGCCCGCCGGCGGTGTCGCACGCCAGTCGGTCGCGGTCGTCGTGGACGCGGACGCCGCAGCAGCGCTCGACATGGCCGAGCTGACCACGACGCTGGCCGCCGCGGCCGGCATCGACACCGCACGAGGCGACACGATCGCCGTGCAGCGCATGGCGTTCGACACGACCACCGCCACCGCCGCGCAGGAGGCGCTCGACGCCGCCGACGCCGCAGCCGCGAAGGCCGCGCAGCAGGACCTCATCAAGCAGGGGGCGATCGCCGGTGGCGTGCTGCTCCTGGTGATCATCGTCGCGATCGCCGCCGCCCGCCGCTCGCGCCGGGCCCGCCGCGAGGCGCTCGACCTCGGCGAGCTGCGGGTCGACCCGGTCGCCGACCTGCTCGGCTTCGAGGACGGCGACGAGCTGCCCGTGCTGCCGCCCGCGCCGACGAACCAGTCCGACCCGCTGCTGCTCAAGCGCGCCGAGATCAGCGCGCTGGCCTCCGAGCAGCCCGGTGAGGTCGCCGACCTGCTGCGCGGCTGGCTCGCCGGATCCGGGCAGGGGCGTCGCTGA
- the fliJ gene encoding flagellar export protein FliJ produces the protein MSRVFPLAGLLRLRGMVEDRAAAELAGAHSRHDHAQTRALETEAMLRGAAMPDGVDLPSWRAVTASRIALGALLVEREDDVTRALGDVDVRTQAWSHARKETRALERLAERHEETVRIEENRAEQIVLDEVASRSTGADALKPGEREDTT, from the coding sequence ATGAGCCGCGTCTTCCCGCTCGCGGGTCTGCTGCGGCTGCGCGGCATGGTCGAGGACCGTGCCGCCGCCGAGCTCGCCGGTGCGCACAGCCGGCACGACCACGCGCAGACCCGCGCGCTGGAGACCGAGGCGATGCTGCGCGGTGCCGCGATGCCCGACGGCGTCGACCTGCCCTCCTGGCGGGCCGTCACGGCCAGCCGCATCGCGCTCGGCGCGCTGCTCGTGGAGCGCGAGGACGACGTGACGCGCGCGCTCGGCGACGTCGACGTGCGCACGCAGGCCTGGTCGCACGCGCGCAAGGAGACCCGCGCGCTCGAGCGCCTGGCCGAACGGCACGAGGAGACCGTGCGCATCGAGGAGAACCGCGCCGAGCAGATCGTGCTCGACGAGGTCGCCAGCCGTTCGACGGGCGCCGACGCCCTGAAGCCCGGTGAGCGGGAGGACACGACATGA
- a CDS encoding flagellin N-terminal helical domain-containing protein encodes MGLSINTNIAALNSYRNLTNTQNDLSKSLEKLSSGLRINRAADDAAGLAISEDLRAQIGGTKQAVRNAQDGISVVQTAEGALTETHSILQRMRTLSVQASNDGGLSDTAKGNIKDEMDQLKTELTRISETTQFNGTKLLDGKYSGVFQVGANNSAQDKITVDVKTASGQGLGAVGLGVDGLDVTAVASNATAATLTTAASAGVSAVLTVDSAVDYSDDDVTKWTALNGTVSVGSKSLDLSSIDYSGVTTSAAAEAKLQAALDSTFGTNALVADGTTGTAGIVITGTDPGATATAAESAAVEPKFTQASGATEAIDLIDSAITEVSKVRSGLGAVQNRFDHTINNLNVAVENLSASESRIRDTDMASEMVSFTRSQILSQAGTAMLAQAKSLPQSVLQLLQ; translated from the coding sequence ATGGGTCTCTCGATCAACACCAACATCGCGGCGCTGAACTCGTACCGCAACCTGACCAACACGCAGAACGACCTGAGCAAGTCGCTCGAGAAGCTCTCCAGCGGCCTGCGCATCAACCGCGCTGCTGACGACGCTGCCGGCCTCGCGATCTCCGAGGACCTGCGTGCCCAGATCGGCGGCACCAAGCAGGCCGTCCGCAACGCGCAGGACGGCATCTCCGTCGTCCAGACCGCTGAAGGTGCACTCACCGAGACGCACTCGATCCTGCAGCGCATGCGCACCCTGTCGGTGCAGGCGTCCAACGACGGTGGTCTGTCCGACACCGCCAAGGGCAACATCAAGGACGAGATGGACCAGCTCAAGACCGAGCTGACCCGTATCTCCGAGACCACGCAGTTCAACGGCACCAAGCTGCTGGACGGCAAGTACTCGGGCGTGTTCCAGGTCGGCGCCAACAACTCGGCGCAGGACAAGATCACGGTCGACGTCAAGACGGCCAGCGGCCAGGGCCTCGGTGCCGTGGGCCTGGGCGTCGACGGTCTGGACGTCACGGCCGTCGCGAGCAACGCCACCGCGGCGACGCTCACGACCGCTGCGTCGGCCGGTGTCTCGGCAGTCCTCACGGTCGACAGCGCCGTGGACTACTCCGACGACGACGTGACCAAGTGGACGGCGCTCAACGGCACCGTGTCGGTCGGCTCCAAGTCCCTCGACCTGTCGTCGATCGACTACTCCGGCGTCACCACGTCGGCCGCCGCCGAGGCCAAGCTGCAGGCGGCCCTCGACTCCACGTTCGGCACGAACGCCCTCGTGGCGGACGGGACGACCGGCACCGCCGGCATCGTGATCACCGGCACCGACCCGGGTGCCACGGCCACCGCTGCGGAGTCCGCCGCCGTGGAGCCGAAGTTCACGCAGGCCTCCGGCGCGACCGAGGCGATCGACCTGATCGACTCGGCCATCACCGAGGTCTCCAAGGTCCGTTCGGGCCTGGGTGCCGTGCAGAACCGCTTCGACCACACCATCAACAACCTCAACGTCGCGGTGGAGAACCTGTCCGCGTCGGAGAGCCGGATCCGTGACACGGACATGGCCTCGGAGATGGTGTCCTTCACCCGCTCGCAGATCCTCTCGCAGGCCGGCACGGCGATGCTCGCGCAGGCCAAGTCGCTCCCGCAGAGCGTGCTGCAGCTGCTCCAGTGA
- the fliD gene encoding flagellar filament capping protein FliD: MATLGIDGLVSGLDTTSLINQLMAVEANQQTLLKTKQSTASSLVTALQTLNTKVASLATSATTASTAASWSKAKATSSDTTVTATASTSAQPASLSFQVTAVAAAQSSLASLPTDYSGSPTFTITHGSGAGATTKTITATSTHIEDVVAAFNADGTGVKASAINVGTSAVPVYKLQLTGTASGEANAFSVAYTKDDAGTPVQAALGLTTTKAAADAAITLFPGVVGAETTVKSSTNVFTGLATGVDVTVTAATTTPVTITVARDTSNAKTMASALVSNLNVVLTEIGSRSASTTGTADDGTEILKGGLFAGDSSIRTLQQDLLEKASLPVNGVSPSTIGLVINKDGSFTFDDTLFSAALASDPAKVQAVVSGVAERLASTATVASNATNGTLTLNIQAQQGVVKDLDDRIADWDDRLALRKESLTKIYANLEVSLSNLQAQSSWLTSQLASLTSSTSSS, from the coding sequence ATGGCGACCCTGGGAATCGACGGACTCGTGTCCGGACTCGACACCACGAGCCTGATCAACCAGCTCATGGCCGTCGAGGCGAACCAGCAGACGCTGCTCAAGACCAAGCAGTCGACCGCCTCGTCGCTGGTCACCGCGTTGCAGACCCTCAACACGAAGGTCGCGTCGCTGGCCACCTCGGCGACCACCGCGTCCACCGCGGCGTCCTGGAGCAAGGCGAAGGCCACGAGCTCCGACACGACCGTGACCGCCACCGCCTCGACGTCCGCGCAGCCCGCCTCGCTGAGCTTCCAGGTCACCGCGGTCGCTGCCGCGCAGTCCTCGCTCGCCTCGCTGCCGACCGACTACTCGGGCTCGCCCACCTTCACGATCACGCACGGCTCCGGTGCCGGCGCCACGACGAAGACGATCACCGCGACGAGCACCCACATCGAGGACGTCGTCGCCGCGTTCAACGCCGACGGGACCGGGGTGAAGGCCTCCGCGATCAACGTCGGGACGTCGGCCGTCCCCGTCTACAAGCTCCAGCTGACCGGAACCGCCTCGGGCGAGGCCAACGCGTTCTCGGTCGCCTACACCAAGGACGACGCCGGCACGCCCGTGCAGGCCGCGCTCGGGCTCACCACGACGAAGGCCGCCGCCGACGCGGCGATCACGCTGTTCCCCGGGGTGGTCGGTGCCGAGACGACGGTGAAGTCGTCCACCAACGTCTTCACGGGTCTGGCGACCGGCGTCGACGTGACCGTCACCGCCGCGACGACCACACCGGTGACGATCACCGTGGCGCGCGACACCTCGAACGCCAAGACGATGGCCTCCGCGCTCGTGAGCAACCTCAACGTGGTGCTCACCGAGATCGGCTCGCGCTCCGCCTCGACGACCGGCACCGCCGACGACGGCACCGAGATCCTCAAGGGCGGCCTGTTCGCAGGCGACTCCTCGATCCGCACGCTGCAGCAGGACCTGCTCGAGAAGGCGTCGCTGCCGGTCAACGGCGTCTCGCCGTCGACGATCGGGCTCGTCATCAACAAGGACGGCAGCTTCACGTTCGACGACACGCTGTTCAGCGCCGCGCTCGCCTCCGACCCCGCCAAGGTCCAGGCCGTCGTCAGCGGTGTCGCCGAGCGGCTGGCCTCCACGGCCACCGTGGCGTCGAACGCGACCAACGGCACGCTCACGCTCAACATCCAGGCGCAGCAGGGTGTCGTCAAGGACCTCGACGACCGCATCGCCGACTGGGACGACCGCCTCGCGCTGCGCAAGGAGTCGCTCACCAAGATCTACGCGAACCTCGAGGTCTCGCTGTCGAACCTGCAGGCCCAGTCGAGCTGGTTGACCAGCCAGCTCGCCTCGCTGACGTCCTCGACGTCCTCGAGCTGA
- the fliS gene encoding flagellar export chaperone FliS, with amino-acid sequence MYDVRQRYLTDAVETAGPTRLLTMLYDRLLVDLDRAESSLQLGDRGAASQCLMHAQDIVGELMSSLDTDAWDGAEQLMSLYGFVLTELVEANVHADAGKVHACRELVAPLASAWHEAAEQAAAQPAAQARGRAVPRFAAAEGTDDANGAGLLGVG; translated from the coding sequence ATGTACGACGTCCGCCAGCGCTACCTCACCGATGCCGTCGAGACCGCCGGGCCGACCCGGCTGCTCACGATGCTGTACGACCGGTTGCTCGTCGACCTCGACCGTGCCGAGTCCTCGCTCCAGCTCGGTGACCGCGGCGCGGCCTCCCAGTGCCTCATGCACGCGCAGGACATCGTCGGTGAGCTCATGTCGAGCCTCGACACCGATGCCTGGGACGGCGCCGAGCAGCTGATGTCGCTGTACGGGTTCGTGCTCACCGAGCTCGTCGAGGCGAACGTGCACGCGGACGCCGGCAAGGTGCACGCGTGCCGCGAGCTCGTCGCCCCGCTCGCGTCCGCCTGGCACGAGGCGGCCGAGCAGGCCGCCGCTCAGCCCGCCGCCCAGGCGCGCGGGCGGGCCGTACCCCGGTTCGCCGCGGCCGAGGGCACCGACGACGCCAACGGCGCCGGCCTGCTCGGCGTGGGCTGA